A genomic stretch from Marinimicrobium sp. C6131 includes:
- a CDS encoding PilZ domain-containing protein, producing MIDHQRQWPRYSIDDVVDVYDNLRDLYLGRLVNINTHGLMIMGDQPMDEDRLYKLDLHLPETLNGRNSIHLGVDCLWTRNADHNGKHWSGFNIIDASPQAREDIETLIQRLGQPLA from the coding sequence ATGATTGATCACCAGCGGCAGTGGCCACGATATAGCATTGATGATGTTGTGGATGTCTATGACAACCTTCGGGATCTCTATCTGGGGCGCCTGGTCAACATCAATACCCACGGTTTGATGATCATGGGCGATCAGCCGATGGACGAGGACAGACTCTACAAACTGGACCTGCATTTGCCCGAAACCCTCAATGGCCGCAACAGTATTCATCTGGGCGTGGACTGTCTCTGGACCCGCAACGCCGATCACAACGGCAAACACTGGTCTGGCTTCAATATCATCGACGCCTCCCCGCAGGCCCGTGAAGACATTGAGACGCTGATTCAGCGCCTCGGCCAACCCCTGGCGTAA